TGTCTCGGCGGTCCTCCGCAAGCTCCAGCTCTCCAACCGGCACGAGCTGACGCGGTGGGCGACGGCTCGCCGGCTGGTGTGACGCGGGAAGCCCGGGTGGCCTGACGGCGGTGGGAGCGGCCGGATCGGTGGCGGTGCTGCCGCCATGCCCGGTCACACCACCCGGGTGGCGCCCGTGAACGGCATCTCGTCCAGCGGGGCGACCCGGACCGGGGCGGACGGGTTCGGAGCGTGGATCATCCGGCCGTTGCCCACATAGATGCCGACGTGACTGATGCCGGCGTAGAAGAACACCAGGTCCCCGGGGAGGAGGTCGGAGCGGGAGACGCGGCGGCCCGCGTCGATCTGGGAGTACGTCGTGCGGGGCAGGGAGACGCCCGCGGAGCGGTACGCGGCCTGGACGAGGCCCGAGCAGTCGAAGGCGTTCGGGCCGGTCGCGCCCCACACGTAGGGGCTGCCGAGCTTCTGGTAGGCGTAGGACACGGCGGCGGCCGCGCGGGAGTTGGGAGCCTGCGCGCTGACGGGCCCGGGGGCGGCCAGCCGGTCACGCGCACCCGTCGAGGAGCGTGAGGCGCGGTCCGCGCCCCTCGCGTCGCCGGTGCGGGCACGTTCCTGCACGCTGAGCCGGGACAGCAGCTCACGTGCGGAGCCCAGCTTGCCGGTGATCGTCTTCTTGTGCCGTCTCAGCTCCGACTGCCGCGATTTCAGGGAGGTCAGCTCGATGTGGGCCGCCCCGCGCAGCTGCTCGATCTCCCGGAGCTGCCGGCGTACGCGTGTGACGTCGGACTTCTGCCGGTTGCCGGCCCGCTCGACGAACTCGGCGTTCTCCAGGTACCGGTCGGGATCGTCGGACAGGGCGAGCTGGAGCACGGGGTCGAGGCCGCCCCCGCGGTACTGGGCGGCGGCGACCGCACCCAGTTCCTCGCGGGCGGAGTTGAGCCGTTCCTCCTTGCGCGCCGCCTGGTCCTGGAGGTCCTTCAGCCGCTGTCCGGCCGCCTCGGCCTTCTCCTTCGCGCCGTTGTACTTCTCGGTGGCGACCTCCGCTTCCTGGTACAGCTCGTCCACCTTGGCCTTGACCTGGCCGGGGGTGAGCTCAGGTTCGGCGTGTCCGGTGCCGTCGAAGCCCGTCGCGGTCGCCGCGCCCGCGAGGGCGATCGTGGCGGCCGTACGGGCCTTGCTGCCGCTCACGGAGCGCTGGCGGGGCTTGCGGTGCGCTGCCACCTGGGGGCCACGTCCTTTCCTGCGACCGCCGACGCGTGCGTACGGCCGCCAGGGGAGCGGACGGGCGGCCTGCGCGTCCGGCGACGGCCCGCACAGGGGAAGCGGACCGCCGCCGGACCTTCTCGGCGGGGGTGTCCGACTGCCGCCCCTGGCCCGGGCGGCGATGGGGAGCCGGGCACCTGGGGGAGGACGCTAAAGCTCGCCGCGGGGGCTCGGTGGCGGGTGTGCGGAAGTGTCCCGAGAGGATCGGAGGTGACCGTATGCGACCGTGATCTCTTCTCGCCGCCGTCGACTTAACTCAGCGTGATGACCGATGGGCCGAATCACGGGCACGGGACGGCTGACGGGTGTTATGGGGCGCATATATGCATCCGACGGGGTCTGACGGCCCGGTGTCGGGCGGCTGTGGAGCCCCTGATTAGGCTCCGGCCTCATGGACGTACTCATCCACCTCTTCGTCGGCCTCCACATCATCGGCATCGCAGCCCTCCTGGGCGGTTTCCTCACCCAGATGAAGGCGATGGGCGCGGGCACCGCCCGCTACACCCCCGCGATGCTGCACGGTGCGCTGACGATGCTGGTCACCGGTGTGATCCTGGTCGGCCTCAACCAGGCCGACGACCAGACCGTGAACAACATCAAGATCGGTGTCAAGCTGGCCCTGCTGATCGTGATCCTCGGCCTGGTCTACGTGAAACGGGACGACGAGAAGGTGGACAAGGGCCTGTTCGCCCTGGTCGGCGCGCTGACCGCGGCGAATGTCTTCATCGCCGTCCTGTGGACCTGACCCGGCCGGGCAGGACGTAGGCCGGGCCGAGGCGAACGCCCAGGCGGTGACCCCGAGCCACGCGGCCACCGCGACCCACAGCAGGGCCTTGTGCGGCCCGGGAGGGCTGGATGTGGCTGAACAGGGCCTGCCAGTGGTGGCCAGCGAGGAGTGGCCGTCCGGTTCTCCGGGGCGCCCTGGCTGCTGATTGCGGTGTGCGCGCCTTGTGCGGTCGCTGTTTACGGAGCGGACAGCAGGGCGTTCCTCAATCCTGCGCGCGCAGTTCTACGGCAAGAACAGGGTTATAGACG
This region of Streptomyces caelestis genomic DNA includes:
- a CDS encoding C40 family peptidase, with product MAAHRKPRQRSVSGSKARTAATIALAGAATATGFDGTGHAEPELTPGQVKAKVDELYQEAEVATEKYNGAKEKAEAAGQRLKDLQDQAARKEERLNSAREELGAVAAAQYRGGGLDPVLQLALSDDPDRYLENAEFVERAGNRQKSDVTRVRRQLREIEQLRGAAHIELTSLKSRQSELRRHKKTITGKLGSARELLSRLSVQERARTGDARGADRASRSSTGARDRLAAPGPVSAQAPNSRAAAAVSYAYQKLGSPYVWGATGPNAFDCSGLVQAAYRSAGVSLPRTTYSQIDAGRRVSRSDLLPGDLVFFYAGISHVGIYVGNGRMIHAPNPSAPVRVAPLDEMPFTGATRVV